The Siniperca chuatsi isolate FFG_IHB_CAS linkage group LG2, ASM2008510v1, whole genome shotgun sequence genome window below encodes:
- the apcdd1l gene encoding protein APCDD1-like has product MKCAEAGNMSNGRFSHLLRGVWLLWQAVFVAGTGSKLWEVPRASFTSSSNLSESLQWEQDCQYRHLQDRVRITADIPPRLDGTWVSTRCEVRPGPEFLTRSYTFHPSRHFQALQHYYTGSGCEDPAYSLMIRGKFRLRQASWITRGGTEAEHHLSKVGIVVHSLAAKQRLASRLPPTCVGLILGRVVPGKLYELYNKRAGRGCLAVLGFSMMEMGLIRVETQHHSHGGKVQELFLGDIHTDWTQRTQYRPTGYQQPLQNAMHHIHPCPVCALVYRSSEQRPPLLPRSPAAPLSLAGRWVSQRCETRPNVLFLTRDFTFDTDLHAWEGIYRHYSDPGCSQPTFTLRASGHYAQGNPSAKVSGATEFVFKVTQVRVTAAEEPTAKLLNGTRPGKCGRAGGWEVGVEQDLTPTDGCTLLGIKLPHKEYELFKTELDHRTHPLLFIGERPADGSSPERPQRRPTSFQAPMMLCSGGETQPSHRYGSGFNSKQVQLAASGTERLAQLVLLVLGSVLCSWFCVY; this is encoded by the exons CTGTGTTTGTGGCTGGAACTGGGAGTAAACTATGGGAGGTGCCCAGAGcctccttcacttcctcctcCAACCTCAGTGAGAGCCTGCAGTGGGAGCAGGACTGTCAGTACCGCCACCTACAGGACAGAGTGAGAATCACAGCAGACATCCCCCCAAGGCTGGACGGCACATGGGTGTCAACAAG ATGTGAAGTTCGGCCTGGTCCAGAGTTCCTCACCCGCTCCTACACCTTCCACCCCAGCCGTCACTTCCAGGCTTTGCAGCACTATTACACAGGCAGCGGCTGTGAGGACCCAGCCTACTCCCTGATGATCAGGGGGAAGTTCCGTCTGCGCCAGGCCTCCTGGATCACCCGTGGGGGCACCGAAGCTGAACACCACCTCAGCAAGGTGGGCATCGTGGTGCACAGCCTGGCAGCCAAACAGAGGCTTGCCTCCAGGCTGCCGCCGACCTGCGTGGGTCTGATCCTGGGTCGAGTGGTGCCGGGGAAGCTGTATGAGTTGTACAACAAACGGGCAGGGAGGGGGTGTCTGGCAGTGTTGGGCTTCTCCATGATGGAGATGGGACTGATACGGGTGGAGACGCAGCACCACAGCCATGGAGGGAAGGTCCAGGAGCTGTTCTTAGGGGATATTCACACTGACTGGACACAGAGAACTCAATACAGACCTACAGGGTACCAACAGCCACTGCAGAACGCCATG CATCACATCCACCCCTGCCCTGTCTGCGCCCTGGTGTACCGCTCCTCAGAGCAGCGCCCCCCGCTGTTGCCCCGCAGCCCTGCAGCTCCTCTGTCTCTGGCCGGCCGCTGGGTCAGCCAGCGCTGTGAAACCCGTCCCAACGTCCTATTCCTCACCCGAGACTTCACCTTTGATACTGACCTGCACGCATGGGAGGGCATCTACCGGCACTACTCGGACCCTGGCTGTTCTCAACCCACTTTCACCCTGAGAGCCTCAGGTCACTACGCTCAGGGAAACCCCTCTGCCAAGGTCTCAGGAGCCACTGAGTTTGTCTTCAAGGTCACCCAGGTGAGAGTCACAGCTGCAGAGGAGCCCACAGCAAAGTTGCTGAATGGGACGAGGCCAGGAAAGTGTGGTCGGGCAGGAGGCTGGGAGGTCGGGGTGGAGCAGGACTTGACCCCCACAGATGGGTGCACCCTGCTGGGAATCAAGCTGCCACATAAGGAGTACGAGCTCTTTAAGACTGAGCTGGACCACAGGACACACCCGCTGCTGTTCATCGGAGAGAGGCCGGCTGACGGGTCCAGTCCAGAACGACCGCAGAGGAGGCCCACTTCCTTTCAGGCTCCCATGATGCTTTGCAGTGGGGGGGAGACACAGCCTTCACATCGCTATGGCTCAGGTTTTAACAGCAAGCAAGTCCAGTTAGCAgccagtgggacagagagactgGCACAGCTGGTGTTACTGGTGCTGGGATCTGTGCTGTGCAGCTGGTTCTGTGTTTATTAG
- the LOC122884900 gene encoding vesicle-associated membrane protein-associated protein B/C-like has protein sequence MARPEQVLLLEPQQELKFRGPFSDVVTTNLKLSNPTDRNVCFKVKTTAPRRYCVRPNSGIIDAGTSINVSVMLQPFDYDPNEKSKHKFMVQSLLAPPDMTDMEGVWKEAKPEELMDSKLRCVFEMPAENEKTHDMESNKMMSSNLLKSESSALPLKSMSSTLDDGEVKKIMEECKRLQMEAQRLREENKQIREDDGLRMRKSNMVSSQHSSVGMKKEEGLSARTVALIVLFFVVGVIVGKLVL, from the exons GTCCTTTCTCAGACGTGGTCACCACAAATCTCAAGCTCTCCAACCCTACAGACAGGAATGTGTGTTTCAAGGTGAAGACGACAGCGCCGCGCCGGTACTGTGTGCGGCCAAACAGTGGAATCATCGATGCAGGCACCTCAATCAACGTCTCAG ttaTGCTGCAGCCTTTTGACTACGACCCCAATGAGAAGAGCAAACACAAGTTCATGGTGCAGTCCCTGCTAGCACCTCCTGACATGACCGACATGGAGGGAGTG tGGAAGGAGGCTAAGCCAGAAGAGTTGATGGACTCCAAGCTGAGGTGTGTTTTTGAGATGCCAGCAGAGAACGAAAAAACG CATGACATGGAGTCCAACAAGATGATGTCGTCCAACTTGCTGAAGTCAGAGTCCTCCGCGCTGCCTCTTAAGTCAATGAGCTCCACCCTTGATGACGGGGAGGTAAAGAAGATCATGGAGGAGTGTAAGAGGCTGCAGATGGAGGCTCAGAGGCTAcgggaagaaaacaaacagataagG GAGGACGATGGTCTGCGGATGAGGAAGAGTAACATGGTGTCATCTCAGCACTCCTCAGTTGGcatgaagaaagaggaggggtTGAGCGCCCGTACGGTGGCCCTCATCGTACTCTTCTTTGTGGTGGGCGTCATCGTGGGCAAGTTGGTCTTGTAG